The Mycolicibacterium boenickei genome has a segment encoding these proteins:
- a CDS encoding nuclear transport factor 2 family protein, whose product MDTDQLEVLRDSLRSYAEAKNRHDVEAIVAAYAPDGSYLDPAVRQPVSGHAQLRTFYEAVFRSIPDYRGEFDGVAFGEDTAVAWGRMTGTVGDDLLGLPTAAGSRIDVPVTFVCTFRDGQLVSDVGYFDPELLRRQAGVRAAGSDAESFVAGWAKFWASPGDASGVHDLVTDDVALHWPGATEPVRGRDAYAGRLAAAVQLIPDLTLSVVEFAYRDGLLMLAWEGRGTIAGELRRWPGVDRFRLHGNRSAETTVVFDTSALLSAVPAGNR is encoded by the coding sequence ATGGACACTGACCAGCTTGAGGTGCTGCGCGACAGCTTGCGCAGCTACGCCGAGGCCAAGAACCGGCACGACGTGGAGGCCATCGTCGCCGCCTACGCCCCTGACGGCAGCTATCTGGACCCCGCTGTCCGCCAGCCCGTTTCGGGTCATGCTCAACTGAGGACCTTCTACGAAGCGGTATTCCGGTCGATCCCCGACTACCGGGGTGAGTTCGACGGCGTGGCTTTCGGCGAAGACACCGCGGTGGCGTGGGGCCGGATGACGGGGACGGTGGGTGACGATCTTCTCGGGTTGCCCACCGCGGCGGGCAGCCGAATCGACGTACCCGTCACCTTCGTCTGCACGTTCCGCGATGGCCAACTGGTCAGCGACGTCGGCTATTTCGACCCCGAGCTGCTCCGCCGCCAAGCCGGTGTACGCGCAGCAGGCTCCGACGCCGAATCCTTCGTCGCGGGCTGGGCGAAGTTCTGGGCGTCGCCGGGAGACGCCAGCGGGGTTCACGACCTGGTCACCGACGATGTTGCCCTGCACTGGCCGGGCGCCACCGAGCCGGTACGCGGACGTGATGCGTACGCCGGCCGACTGGCCGCCGCCGTACAGCTCATCCCGGACCTGACCTTGTCGGTGGTCGAGTTCGCCTATCGCGACGGTCTTCTCATGCTCGCGTGGGAAGGCCGCGGCACGATCGCCGGGGAGCTCCGCCGGTGGCCCGGGGTCGACCGGTTTCGCCTGCACGGAAACCGAAGTGCCGAAACCACTGTCGTGTTCGACACCTCGGCCCTGTTGTCCGCCGTTCCCGCAGGCAATCGTTGA
- a CDS encoding molybdopterin-dependent oxidoreductase: MQVQRHVCPLCEAGCGLESSVDAGEVIAIRGNRDHVLSRGHLCPKAIGLMELHRDADRLRKPLLRRPSGKLVSASWDEAFAVIDQRLTAIIDRHGTDAVALYLGNPVAHDFATTLYASTLMRTLGSRNVYTANTVDAMPKFVSCQLMFGGMYTVPLPDIDRCSYLLILGANPLVSNGSLLTAPGMRARLRALRRRGGRLIVVDPKRTQTAQEADRHFPIRPGADALLLFALIHVLAGENLINLRGLEAHVRDIETVTALALDFSPEAVAPQCGIAAEEIRRLARELAAAPAAAVYGRTGTCTQRFGTVTSWLIDVLNVLTGNLDRPGGAMFATPAADLRRLSGRPDAAIGRWHSRVRGAPETLGELPLACLAEEIDTPGPGQVKALITVAGNPARSAPDSTRLTAAFDQLELMVSLDLYRNETATHADVVLPAPSPLTKSHYDLFFGHFAIRNTATFSPPVLPPEPGDRPDWQSLLRLIGIVARQGASADLDLIDDMVAGSLANTLGVSPDPDATAPRGPERLLDLLLRAGPYRDRGEPLTVARLREYPDGLDFGPLTPQLPAVLNTPSGLIELAPELLVEDVARLRDDLHAQHSNGMILIGRRHLRSNNSWMHNLPTLAKGPDRCTLQVHPDDVARLALGPHATVTSRTGAVDVPVEVSDAVTPGVVSLPHGWGHDEPEASVHLAGRRPGVNSNVLADGTELDPLSGTAVLNGIPVQIRTAPVRGEVDGH; encoded by the coding sequence ATGCAAGTTCAACGGCACGTCTGCCCGCTCTGCGAGGCCGGATGCGGGCTTGAGAGCAGCGTGGACGCGGGTGAGGTCATCGCCATCCGGGGCAACCGCGACCACGTGTTGAGCCGTGGGCATCTGTGCCCGAAGGCGATCGGCCTCATGGAACTGCACCGGGATGCCGACCGGTTGCGAAAACCCTTGTTACGCAGGCCCAGTGGCAAACTCGTCTCGGCATCCTGGGACGAGGCGTTCGCCGTGATCGATCAGCGCCTCACCGCGATCATCGATCGCCACGGCACCGACGCCGTCGCGCTGTATCTGGGCAATCCCGTGGCGCACGACTTCGCGACGACGCTGTACGCCAGCACGCTGATGCGGACCCTCGGTTCGCGCAATGTCTACACCGCCAACACCGTCGACGCGATGCCGAAGTTCGTCTCCTGCCAGCTCATGTTCGGCGGCATGTATACCGTCCCGCTCCCCGACATCGACCGCTGCTCGTATCTGCTGATCCTGGGCGCCAATCCTCTGGTGTCGAACGGGAGTCTGCTCACCGCACCGGGAATGCGGGCTCGGCTCCGCGCACTGCGCCGCCGCGGGGGACGTCTGATCGTGGTCGATCCGAAGCGCACGCAGACCGCGCAGGAGGCCGACCGGCATTTCCCGATTCGCCCCGGAGCCGACGCCCTGCTGCTGTTCGCGCTGATCCACGTGCTGGCCGGTGAAAACCTGATCAACCTGCGGGGCCTGGAGGCCCACGTCCGCGACATCGAGACCGTCACTGCGCTGGCGCTGGACTTCTCCCCCGAAGCCGTTGCACCGCAATGCGGAATCGCGGCCGAAGAGATCCGCCGGCTGGCACGCGAGCTGGCGGCAGCGCCCGCCGCCGCCGTGTACGGCCGCACCGGTACGTGCACTCAGCGATTCGGCACCGTGACGAGCTGGCTGATCGACGTGCTCAACGTCCTGACCGGCAACCTGGACCGCCCCGGCGGAGCGATGTTCGCCACTCCGGCAGCCGATCTACGGCGGTTGAGTGGCCGGCCCGACGCCGCGATCGGGCGCTGGCACAGCCGGGTTCGCGGCGCTCCCGAGACGCTGGGTGAACTCCCGTTGGCCTGCCTGGCCGAGGAGATCGACACTCCCGGACCGGGACAGGTCAAGGCGCTCATCACAGTGGCCGGCAATCCAGCGCGGTCGGCCCCGGACAGCACGCGGCTGACTGCCGCGTTCGATCAGCTGGAACTGATGGTCAGCCTGGATCTGTATCGCAACGAGACCGCGACGCACGCCGACGTCGTGCTCCCGGCACCCTCGCCGCTCACGAAGTCCCACTACGACCTGTTCTTCGGCCACTTCGCGATCCGCAACACCGCGACATTCTCACCGCCGGTGCTGCCACCCGAGCCCGGCGACAGGCCGGACTGGCAGTCCCTGCTGCGGCTGATCGGAATCGTTGCGCGGCAGGGTGCCTCGGCCGATCTCGACCTGATCGACGACATGGTGGCGGGGTCACTCGCAAACACGCTCGGGGTCAGTCCAGATCCGGATGCGACGGCGCCGCGCGGGCCCGAACGTCTCCTCGACCTGTTGCTCCGGGCCGGGCCCTATCGCGATCGCGGCGAGCCGCTGACCGTCGCACGGCTGCGTGAGTACCCCGACGGGCTGGACTTCGGGCCTCTCACTCCACAGCTGCCCGCGGTGCTCAACACCCCGTCGGGGCTCATCGAGCTGGCCCCGGAACTGTTGGTGGAGGACGTCGCCCGGCTGCGGGACGACCTTCATGCACAGCATTCGAACGGGATGATCTTGATCGGCCGCCGCCATCTGCGCTCCAACAACTCGTGGATGCACAACCTGCCCACGCTTGCCAAGGGCCCCGACCGTTGCACCTTGCAAGTCCATCCCGACGACGTCGCACGCCTGGCACTGGGGCCGCACGCGACCGTGACGTCGCGGACCGGCGCGGTCGACGTCCCCGTGGAGGTCAGCGACGCCGTCACCCCCGGCGTGGTGTCCCTTCCCCACGGTTGGGGGCACGACGAACCCGAGGCGTCCGTGCACCTTGCCGGCCGACGGCCGGGCGTCAACAGCAACGTTCTGGCCGACGGCACGGAGCTCGACCCCCTGTCGGGGACGGCGGTGCTCAACGGCATCCCGGTCCAGATCCGCACCGCACCAGTGAGAGGAGAAGTCGATGGACACTGA
- a CDS encoding TetR/AcrR family transcriptional regulator, whose translation MPGPRTQAERTRATIDQILVVARERFAADGYDNTFVDNVAERAGMTKGALYHHFEGKKGLFAAVFENEQRAIGEAVNRAARGTKDSWQRFLRGCRGFFEAVLDPGVQRITLIDAPAVLGWEAMRDLEDEHVTSLLRLGLAQVIADGHLPEQRVEPLAHLLHGAMCEAAMTVARSSDPERESRDSMAALERLLNGIAAHGR comes from the coding sequence ATGCCCGGACCGCGCACCCAGGCCGAACGCACGCGCGCAACCATCGATCAGATCCTGGTGGTGGCACGTGAGCGGTTCGCCGCTGATGGTTACGACAACACGTTCGTCGACAACGTCGCGGAGCGCGCCGGCATGACCAAAGGTGCCCTGTACCACCACTTCGAGGGTAAGAAAGGCCTCTTCGCCGCCGTCTTCGAGAACGAGCAGCGCGCGATCGGCGAAGCGGTGAACCGTGCGGCCCGTGGCACCAAAGACAGTTGGCAGCGGTTCCTACGGGGCTGTCGCGGGTTCTTCGAGGCGGTGCTCGATCCCGGAGTTCAGCGCATCACGTTGATCGACGCGCCCGCGGTACTGGGATGGGAGGCCATGCGTGACCTCGAGGACGAGCACGTCACGTCACTGCTACGGCTGGGGCTGGCCCAGGTGATCGCCGACGGTCACCTTCCCGAACAACGTGTGGAACCCCTCGCGCACCTCCTGCACGGCGCGATGTGCGAGGCCGCGATGACGGTCGCCCGGTCCTCGGATCCCGAACGGGAGAGCCGGGATTCGATGGCCGCCCTGGAGAGGCTGCTCAACGGCATCGCCGCACACGGCAGGTGA
- a CDS encoding nitroreductase/quinone reductase family protein, translating to MSESSAPPAYLRLLVRAVTPLVKTVLRSPAHGWLSGSMMLLTVTGRRTGRRYEIPISYVADGAAIMCITGIENTWWKNLRGGADVTVLLGRKRFGGYAEASTGAANLAVIESFLATRPRDARFHHVRRAAQGRFDADDLTRAAQTRVVIRVQLWPEG from the coding sequence ATGAGCGAAAGTTCCGCCCCGCCGGCCTATCTGCGGCTGCTGGTGCGGGCTGTCACTCCGCTGGTCAAGACCGTGCTGCGGTCCCCGGCGCACGGCTGGCTGAGCGGCTCGATGATGCTCCTCACCGTGACGGGCCGGCGCACCGGTCGACGCTACGAGATCCCGATCAGTTACGTGGCCGACGGTGCGGCCATCATGTGTATCACGGGAATCGAGAACACCTGGTGGAAGAACCTACGCGGTGGCGCCGATGTCACGGTGTTGTTGGGGCGCAAACGCTTTGGTGGATATGCCGAGGCGTCGACCGGCGCGGCCAACCTGGCGGTCATCGAGAGCTTCCTGGCGACCAGGCCCCGCGATGCGCGGTTTCACCACGTGCGCCGGGCTGCGCAGGGGCGGTTCGACGCGGATGACCTCACGCGGGCGGCGCAAACGCGCGTGGTCATCCGCGTCCAACTCTGGCCGGAGGGTTGA
- a CDS encoding enoyl-CoA hydratase family protein, with protein sequence MTALVHYSVSGNVARLTLDSPHNRNALSTALVEQLLQGFSDAAAEPGVRVVVLGHTGGTFCAGADLSEAAGQDPGDIAVGRAREMTKLLRTILELPVPVIGAIDGHVRAGGMGLVGACDLVVAGPQSTFALTEARIGVAPSIISLTLLPKLAPRAAGRYFVTGEKFGAAEAAEIGLITQSADDVEGAVAALAGEIAKGSPQGLATSKALTTASILRGFDRDAEDLTRQSAQLFVSDEAREGMMAFLQKRPPNWVTG encoded by the coding sequence ATGACCGCGTTGGTTCACTACTCGGTCTCCGGCAACGTCGCCCGGCTGACCCTGGACTCTCCGCACAACCGCAACGCGCTGTCCACAGCGCTGGTCGAGCAGTTGCTCCAGGGCTTCTCCGACGCCGCTGCCGAGCCCGGGGTCCGGGTGGTGGTGCTCGGTCATACCGGTGGAACCTTCTGTGCCGGAGCCGATCTCAGCGAAGCCGCCGGCCAGGATCCCGGGGACATCGCCGTGGGGCGGGCCCGTGAGATGACCAAGCTGCTCCGGACGATCCTGGAGTTGCCGGTCCCGGTGATCGGCGCGATCGACGGGCACGTGCGGGCCGGCGGGATGGGACTCGTCGGCGCGTGCGATCTCGTCGTCGCCGGACCACAGAGCACGTTCGCGTTGACCGAGGCGCGGATCGGCGTTGCACCGTCGATCATCTCGCTGACCCTGTTGCCGAAGTTGGCGCCCCGGGCGGCGGGACGCTACTTCGTCACAGGTGAGAAGTTCGGCGCCGCCGAGGCGGCCGAGATCGGGTTGATCACGCAGTCCGCTGACGACGTCGAGGGCGCGGTGGCCGCGCTGGCGGGTGAGATCGCGAAGGGTTCACCGCAGGGGCTGGCGACGTCGAAGGCGCTGACGACGGCATCGATTCTGCGTGGGTTCGATCGGGATGCCGAGGATCTGACCCGACAGTCCGCGCAGCTGTTCGTCTCCGACGAGGCCCGCGAGGGCATGATGGCGTTCCTGCAGAAGCGCCCGCCGAACTGGGTGACCGGCTGA
- a CDS encoding acyl-CoA dehydrogenase family protein, which produces MSFIETEEQKALRQAVAAMVANYGQDYYLEKARAGQHTTELWNEAGKVGFIGVNLPEEYGGGGAGMYELSLVMEEMAAGGSALLMMVVSPAINGTIISKFGTEEQKKRWIPGIADGSITMAFAITEPDAGSNSHRITTTARRDGSDWILKGQKTFISGIDQAQAVLVVGRTEDHKTGNLKPALFVIPTDTPGLNWTKIEMEIVSPESQFQVFLDDVRLPADALVGSEDAAIAQLFAGLNPERIMGAASAVGMGRFAINKAVEYVKTRQVWKVPIGSHQGLSHPLAQNHIEIELAKLMMQKAATLYDSGDDFGAAEAANMAKYAAGEASVRAVDQAVQSLGGNGLTKEYGIAAAVNASKLARIAPVSREMILNFVAQTSLGLPRSY; this is translated from the coding sequence ATGAGTTTCATCGAGACCGAAGAGCAGAAGGCACTGCGCCAGGCGGTGGCCGCAATGGTCGCCAACTACGGGCAGGACTACTACCTGGAGAAGGCCCGCGCCGGTCAGCACACCACCGAATTGTGGAACGAGGCAGGCAAAGTCGGGTTCATCGGGGTGAACCTCCCCGAGGAGTACGGCGGCGGCGGCGCCGGCATGTACGAGCTGTCCCTGGTGATGGAGGAGATGGCGGCCGGCGGTTCGGCGCTGCTGATGATGGTTGTCTCCCCCGCGATCAACGGCACGATCATCTCGAAGTTCGGCACCGAGGAGCAGAAGAAACGGTGGATCCCCGGCATCGCCGACGGGTCGATCACGATGGCCTTCGCGATCACCGAGCCTGACGCGGGTTCCAACAGCCACCGCATCACCACCACGGCCCGCCGCGACGGCAGCGACTGGATCCTCAAGGGCCAGAAGACGTTCATCTCCGGTATCGACCAGGCCCAGGCCGTGCTCGTCGTCGGCCGCACCGAGGATCACAAGACCGGCAACCTCAAGCCCGCGCTGTTCGTCATCCCCACCGACACCCCGGGCCTGAACTGGACCAAGATCGAGATGGAGATCGTCAGCCCGGAGAGCCAGTTCCAGGTGTTCCTCGACGATGTGCGGCTGCCGGCCGATGCGCTGGTGGGCTCGGAGGACGCCGCGATCGCGCAGCTGTTCGCCGGGCTCAATCCCGAACGGATCATGGGAGCGGCGTCGGCGGTCGGCATGGGCCGGTTCGCGATCAACAAGGCCGTCGAGTACGTGAAGACCCGGCAGGTCTGGAAGGTGCCGATCGGCTCGCACCAGGGCCTGTCGCATCCGTTGGCGCAGAACCACATCGAGATCGAGCTGGCCAAGCTGATGATGCAGAAGGCCGCGACCCTGTACGACTCGGGCGACGACTTCGGCGCGGCCGAGGCGGCCAACATGGCCAAGTACGCCGCGGGTGAGGCGTCGGTGCGCGCGGTGGATCAGGCCGTGCAGTCACTCGGCGGCAACGGTCTGACCAAGGAGTACGGCATCGCCGCCGCGGTCAACGCATCGAAGCTGGCCCGCATCGCCCCGGTGAGCCGCGAGATGATCCTGAACTTCGTCGCGCAGACCTCGCTCGGTCTGCCCCGGTCGTACTGA
- a CDS encoding ATP-binding protein produces MITRVLVANRGEIARRVFETCRRLGIGTVAVYTEPDAASPHVAEADARVRLEGNNGYLDSAQIIAAARASGADAIHPGYGFLSENPDFAAAVIDAGLTWIGPPVKAVQAMGSKIEAKKMMAAAGVPVLTELDPSTVTADQLPVLVKASAGGGGRGMRVVRELSDLASEVAAAQREAQSAFGDPTVFCERYLAAGHHVEVQVLADQHGTVWAVGERECSIQRRHQKVIEEAPSPLVERTPGMREKLFDAARLAAEAIGYAGAGTVEFMADEQGDFFFLEMNTRLQVEHPVTEATTGLDLVELQILAADGGRLDATPPASHGSAIEVRLYAEDPAKGWQPQAGTVHRFDVPGQVRVDTGIEDGSVVSIFYDPMLAKVISYAPTRRQAATVLADALARTRIHGLRTNRDLLVNVLRHPAFLDGATDTAFFDTHGLDTLAAPLADAGAVTLSGIAAALADAAHNRSTARVFGAAPSGWRNLASGYQSRSYRDSASDDVPVRYRFTRTGVELPDDDGVSLVSATPNRVVLSINGVERAFDVARYGDQVFVDSPLGPVQLTALPRFPDPDDAVAHGSLLAPMPGSVVRVGAAVGDTVTAGQPLIWLEAMKMEHTIAAPEDGVLAELNVAAGQQVEVGAVLARVETPEGEQS; encoded by the coding sequence TTGATTACCAGAGTGCTCGTCGCCAACCGCGGCGAGATCGCCCGCCGGGTATTCGAGACCTGCCGTCGTCTCGGCATCGGCACGGTCGCGGTGTACACCGAGCCCGACGCCGCATCCCCGCATGTCGCCGAGGCCGACGCGCGCGTGCGTCTCGAGGGCAACAACGGCTATCTCGATTCCGCGCAGATCATCGCGGCCGCCCGGGCCTCGGGCGCCGACGCCATCCATCCCGGGTACGGGTTCCTGTCCGAGAACCCGGATTTCGCGGCTGCCGTGATCGACGCCGGGCTGACCTGGATCGGCCCGCCGGTGAAGGCCGTGCAGGCCATGGGCTCCAAGATCGAGGCCAAGAAGATGATGGCCGCGGCCGGCGTTCCGGTGCTGACCGAGCTCGACCCGTCGACCGTGACGGCCGACCAGCTGCCGGTACTGGTCAAGGCCTCGGCCGGTGGCGGTGGCCGCGGCATGCGCGTGGTGCGCGAACTGTCGGACCTGGCAAGCGAAGTGGCCGCGGCCCAGCGCGAGGCGCAGTCGGCGTTCGGCGATCCGACGGTGTTCTGCGAGCGCTACCTGGCGGCAGGCCATCACGTCGAGGTGCAGGTGCTGGCCGATCAGCACGGCACCGTGTGGGCGGTCGGTGAGCGTGAGTGCTCGATCCAGCGCCGTCATCAGAAGGTGATCGAGGAAGCCCCGTCGCCACTGGTGGAGCGCACTCCGGGAATGCGCGAGAAGCTGTTCGACGCCGCCCGGCTGGCTGCCGAGGCGATCGGCTACGCCGGCGCCGGCACGGTCGAGTTCATGGCGGACGAGCAGGGCGACTTCTTCTTCCTGGAGATGAACACCCGCCTGCAGGTGGAGCATCCGGTCACCGAGGCCACCACCGGGCTCGATCTCGTCGAGCTGCAGATCCTGGCCGCCGACGGCGGACGACTGGACGCCACGCCCCCGGCATCCCACGGCTCTGCCATCGAGGTCCGCCTGTACGCGGAGGATCCGGCCAAGGGCTGGCAGCCGCAGGCCGGCACCGTGCACCGGTTCGACGTCCCCGGGCAGGTGCGTGTCGATACCGGTATCGAGGACGGCTCCGTGGTGTCGATCTTCTACGACCCGATGCTGGCCAAGGTCATCTCGTACGCCCCGACCCGCCGCCAGGCCGCCACCGTGCTGGCCGATGCGTTGGCCCGCACCCGGATTCACGGACTGCGCACCAACCGCGATCTGCTGGTCAACGTGCTGCGGCATCCGGCGTTCCTGGACGGTGCCACCGACACCGCGTTCTTCGACACGCACGGCCTCGACACCCTCGCCGCCCCGCTGGCCGATGCGGGCGCGGTGACGCTCTCGGGCATCGCGGCCGCATTGGCCGACGCCGCGCACAATCGCAGCACCGCACGCGTTTTCGGTGCGGCGCCCAGCGGATGGCGCAATCTCGCGTCGGGCTACCAGTCCCGGTCGTACCGCGACTCCGCGAGTGACGACGTTCCGGTGCGCTACCGGTTCACCCGCACCGGGGTCGAGCTGCCCGACGACGACGGGGTTTCCCTGGTCTCGGCCACGCCGAACCGCGTGGTGCTCTCGATCAACGGTGTCGAGCGGGCATTCGACGTGGCCCGGTATGGCGATCAGGTGTTCGTGGACTCCCCGCTGGGGCCCGTCCAGCTCACCGCCCTGCCCCGCTTCCCCGATCCGGACGACGCGGTCGCACACGGTTCGTTGCTGGCACCCATGCCCGGTTCGGTGGTGCGCGTCGGCGCTGCCGTCGGTGACACCGTCACCGCCGGGCAGCCGCTCATTTGGCTGGAAGCCATGAAGATGGAACACACCATCGCCGCACCCGAGGACGGGGTGCTGGCCGAACTCAATGTCGCCGCGGGACAGCAGGTCGAGGTCGGCGCCGTACTTGCCCGAGTAGAAACCCCTGAAGGAGAACAATCATGA
- a CDS encoding acyl-CoA carboxylase subunit beta encodes MTTLKSAVDPGSPAFAEAAEVMAAKLAELETEHAKALAGGGPKYVDRHHGRGKLTARERVELLLDPDAPFLELSPLAAWGSDFAVGASVVCGIGPVEGVECLIVANDPTVKGGTSNPWTLKKILRANQIAMENRLPVISLVESGGADLPTQKEIFIPGGQMFRDLTRLSAAGIPTISLVFGNSTAGGAYIPGMSDHVVLIKERSKVFLAGPPLVKMATGEDSDDESLGGAEMHARTSGLGDYLANDELDAIRIGRRIVARLNWRKKGPVPAPVVEPLFDPEELIGIVPADLRIPFDPRDVIARIVDGSDFDEFKPLYGSSLVTGWATLYGYPVGILANARGVLFSEESQKATQFIQLANRSDTPLLFLHNTTGYMVGKQYEEGGMIKHGSMMINAVSNSTVPHISLLLGASYGAGHYGMCGRAYDPRFLFAWPSSKSAVMGGTQLAGVLSIVSRAAAEARGQQVDEAADAALRAAVEAQIEAESLPMFLSGRLYDDGVIDPRDTRTVLGMCLSAIANGPIEGTSNFGVFRM; translated from the coding sequence GTGACCACTCTCAAATCCGCCGTCGATCCCGGCTCCCCTGCGTTCGCGGAGGCCGCCGAGGTGATGGCCGCCAAGCTGGCCGAACTCGAGACCGAGCACGCCAAGGCCCTGGCCGGTGGCGGACCCAAGTATGTGGACCGCCATCACGGCCGCGGCAAGCTGACCGCCCGTGAGCGAGTTGAGCTGCTGCTCGATCCCGATGCACCGTTCCTGGAGCTGAGCCCGCTGGCGGCCTGGGGCAGTGATTTCGCCGTGGGCGCCAGCGTCGTCTGCGGTATCGGCCCTGTAGAAGGTGTCGAGTGCCTGATCGTGGCGAACGACCCCACCGTCAAGGGCGGCACCAGCAACCCGTGGACCCTCAAGAAGATCCTGCGCGCCAACCAGATCGCGATGGAGAACCGGCTGCCGGTGATCTCCCTGGTCGAGTCCGGTGGCGCCGACCTGCCGACGCAGAAGGAGATCTTCATCCCGGGCGGACAGATGTTCCGCGACCTGACCCGGCTGTCGGCGGCCGGCATCCCGACCATCTCGCTGGTGTTCGGCAACTCGACCGCAGGTGGCGCCTACATCCCGGGCATGTCCGATCATGTGGTGCTGATCAAGGAACGCTCCAAGGTGTTCCTCGCCGGGCCGCCCCTGGTCAAGATGGCCACCGGCGAAGATTCTGACGACGAGTCGCTGGGCGGGGCCGAGATGCATGCCCGCACTTCGGGTCTCGGTGACTATCTGGCCAACGACGAGCTCGATGCGATCCGGATCGGCCGGCGCATCGTGGCCCGGCTGAACTGGCGCAAGAAGGGGCCCGTTCCCGCGCCGGTGGTCGAGCCGCTGTTCGATCCCGAAGAGCTCATCGGCATCGTGCCCGCCGATCTGCGGATCCCGTTCGACCCCCGCGACGTGATCGCCCGCATCGTCGACGGCTCGGATTTCGACGAGTTCAAGCCGCTGTACGGGTCGTCGCTGGTGACGGGCTGGGCCACGCTGTACGGCTACCCGGTCGGGATCCTGGCCAATGCCCGCGGGGTGCTGTTCTCCGAGGAGTCGCAGAAGGCCACCCAGTTCATCCAGCTGGCCAACCGGTCCGACACCCCACTTCTGTTCCTGCACAACACCACCGGCTACATGGTGGGTAAGCAGTACGAAGAGGGCGGCATGATCAAGCACGGCTCGATGATGATCAACGCGGTGTCGAATTCGACGGTGCCGCACATCTCACTGCTGCTCGGCGCCTCCTACGGCGCGGGCCACTACGGCATGTGCGGGCGGGCGTACGACCCGCGCTTCCTGTTCGCCTGGCCGTCGTCCAAGTCCGCCGTGATGGGTGGCACCCAACTCGCCGGCGTGCTCTCCATCGTCAGCCGCGCTGCCGCCGAGGCGCGCGGCCAGCAGGTCGATGAGGCCGCCGATGCCGCGCTGCGCGCCGCCGTCGAAGCGCAGATCGAGGCCGAGTCGTTGCCGATGTTCCTGTCCGGCCGGTTGTACGACGACGGGGTCATCGATCCCCGGGATACCAGAACCGTGCTGGGAATGTGCTTGTCCGCCATTGCGAATGGCCCGATCGAGGGGACGTCGAACTTCGGCGTCTTCAGGATGTGA
- a CDS encoding acyl-CoA dehydrogenase family protein, with the protein MSIWTSPEREALRKTVRSFAEREVLPHAAGWEHTGELPRELHRKAGEAGLLGANFPESAGGGGGDGADAVIICEEMHYAGAPGGVFASLFTCGIAVPHMIASGDERLIETYVKPTLRGEKIGSLAITEPGGGSDVGHLTTKATRDGDDYILNGAKTYITSGVRADYVVTASRTGGPGAAGVSLIVVDKGTPGFEVSRKLDKMGWRSSDTAELSYTDVRVPVANLIGAENSGFFQIAAAFVSERVGLAVQAYASAQRCLDLTVEWCRNRETFGKPLITRQSVQNTLAEMARRIDVARVYTRHVVERQLAGEQNLITEVCFAKNTAVETGEWVANQAVQLFGGMGYMAESEVERQYRDMRILGIGGGTTEILTSLAAKTLGFQS; encoded by the coding sequence GTGAGCATCTGGACTTCGCCCGAGCGTGAGGCATTGCGTAAGACGGTGCGCAGCTTCGCCGAGCGTGAGGTGCTGCCCCACGCCGCCGGGTGGGAGCACACCGGCGAGTTGCCGCGCGAACTGCACCGCAAGGCCGGCGAGGCCGGGCTGCTCGGGGCCAACTTCCCCGAATCCGCCGGCGGTGGCGGCGGCGACGGGGCCGACGCCGTGATCATCTGCGAGGAAATGCATTACGCCGGTGCGCCCGGCGGCGTGTTCGCTTCGCTGTTCACCTGCGGCATCGCGGTGCCACACATGATCGCCTCGGGCGATGAGCGGCTGATCGAGACGTACGTCAAACCCACGCTGCGCGGCGAGAAGATCGGATCGCTGGCCATCACCGAACCGGGCGGCGGCTCCGACGTCGGGCACCTCACCACCAAGGCCACGCGAGACGGCGATGACTACATCCTCAACGGCGCCAAGACCTACATCACCTCCGGCGTGCGCGCCGACTACGTCGTCACCGCGTCGCGGACCGGTGGTCCGGGCGCGGCCGGTGTCTCACTCATCGTGGTGGACAAGGGCACGCCGGGCTTCGAGGTGAGCCGCAAGCTCGACAAGATGGGTTGGCGTTCAAGCGATACCGCCGAGCTGTCCTACACCGATGTGCGGGTTCCGGTGGCCAACCTGATCGGCGCGGAGAACTCGGGCTTCTTCCAGATCGCCGCGGCGTTCGTCTCCGAGCGCGTGGGCCTGGCCGTGCAGGCCTACGCCAGTGCGCAGCGCTGCCTGGACCTGACCGTCGAGTGGTGCCGTAACCGCGAAACCTTCGGCAAGCCACTGATCACCCGGCAGTCGGTGCAGAACACGCTGGCCGAGATGGCCCGCCGGATCGACGTGGCCCGGGTGTACACCCGCCACGTGGTCGAACGCCAGCTCGCCGGGGAACAGAATCTGATCACCGAGGTGTGCTTCGCCAAGAACACCGCAGTGGAGACCGGCGAGTGGGTGGCCAACCAGGCCGTCCAGTTGTTCGGCGGGATGGGCTATATGGCCGAATCCGAGGTCGAGCGTCAGTACCGTGACATGCGCATCCTGGGAATCGGCGGCGGCACCACCGAGATCCTGACGTCGCTGGCCGCAAAGACATTGGGGTTCCAGTCGTGA